In Hydractinia symbiolongicarpus strain clone_291-10 chromosome 13, HSymV2.1, whole genome shotgun sequence, a single genomic region encodes these proteins:
- the LOC130623880 gene encoding citron Rho-interacting kinase-like isoform X2, with protein sequence MALEGVSSRITRLNQLLTGKTSGKKVPLLDKETLLDAFMGLYNECSTEFMMKDKNIATYVKKFKPLISEIAKLRLKKSDFEIRKTIGRGHFGEVHVVREKVTGNVYAMKVLKKSETLSQDNVAFFEEERDIMAFANNPWITSLQYAFQDFESLYLVMDFHPGGDLLSLLAKYDDIFEEDIAKFYLAEMIMAIHTVHALGYVHRDIKPENVLIDRVGHIKLADFGSSAKLSSAKMVVSKMPVGTPEYIAPEVLMSMDGSGGGGKYGIECDWWSLGVVAYEMMVGNTPFQADSVVVVYSQIMNFKNSLQFPDDQPLTDNAKGLIRSLLTDQKNRIGYADLAKHNFFTGLDWTTLQDAVPPYVPTIAREDDTSNFDDFETENSGPRINDFMEQKKGFLGKDLPFIGFTFTKQLTLASLNETINDPGTPCGTLPKTSSVKSRDSIKSTPNPELQILKTSLEKEQKKNKELKSSLDDKSKSILKLQSERDELENEKALYETERKDLKRDLEEEKGKREKSEKEITSLKKELLSGSKKAEEQRNEQIKSSLEEQQKFINQLEKDKSNITKKAQQLEIEVSNYQKQTEDSKTRISDLQAKLAKVNEDTKANVSELQQKLQKVTTDNENRIKQFQEKLAKAVQSEQELTEQLSKVEREKEDMEKEMIELKGFESQYKNVEAENQKKDTESGKTIESLQSNLSDKTQRVTELEAETKTLKEDLQEAQNRYDNLVEFGEDLKAQVERKIEKLQRELATSRKEHKKIETEYTTLKEEYEDKNNNLNTKDSMITTLQNTCQSLEKQLNDLMNSKEMNAKELDEKVQEERLQLTRKMSTIASEKLKSDNEINRLKTELKDSHETNARTKQRLDEARAQLEETTESYESTIQKLNTDLTKASDESNRYQKAVAVNIKNGEQLSAQIEKLKAELETHKEKSDDSEKLQEVENKLQKSKVAVENLKADKKVMEKKLQESVEELSKIRKEKEHIQEELNEKERQGNSQDLTIQMLKQTCTMLEGQVEELEVMNDEYQDRESQWNSVKRQQYQAQEKLEQQLTDALNTIEQQRQTKSKAEEKLRAIEDSVASSQSELEEKIEELQEEIKKRDEKLQDSNNSLSSAEKKNNLNSVTIKNLERKLATQSEETEKLIAEMSQLEDLSAQQTSSNFALTVEIEELKERSDDIVMEKEGLQNQLERNAFAHAEEKIKLESTLAQQTKLIDFLQKKVMIDDRNFAPNKKPKFKVGKNKAAEHPAAPPADVRKTRDLEKSLEREKNANLQLHLQLQKAREEVTTLRAEIQQLKANLRSPSNPTTPRLSQKQDLIKTSSGSIFGKASPSTSVADIYQMAENEVRGNGNVPVEQMAKKTAHHLQQTLNMRAIKCPVCLNTVPFAQTVSKCTVCNILCHSKCAQSLQDLCGVPKSLLPHLAAGLSRSSMVLDDGSIAIDVTDGAKLPKIEGWLKFPRKSGTKQSWERKWVVLFDMKLSIYDNENTIEFDPFDEIDLNITDGELNIHPAIPASELIWAASNDVPYIFSIELLPYTLGWPRRTLYFLAPTFSDKQKWVAGLEYISDEVKKGTQKQDHGMVTDVIIRVEGSNPVDVNCAIMLPESGSILGAEDGLYVVSLRRGSPSKPVPVIGLGPVYQLALIKELELVLVIAGKERLFCYMNIKDLENRLKQLHTGSSISAISSHQIDKVKSCHMFTVAKVDNEFYACAATGHKLYILKYNQTVQSFVLKKEVETTASCSCLLLSMNSVIYGTNKFYSVDLKNFQKRDFLDASDTSLAFAVFGSSRVQSFPIAVFNVSKGAKREEFLLCYNEFGVFVDWQGRRSRKGDLKWSHLPLAFEYHQPHLYITHFASIEICEISSDLKSDISTIPRRFVDVPDPRFLGTGLNGRSILLASTQKNKLEIISYQADITHNNLSRNASTMSSMSSMSSGSGASVANAILENSGITLDPIISKSSSSHSICSDEETSNTIGGKELTTTPRSKRKDHVRNQEKDKNRISFRFFKGNRKSQYDGH encoded by the exons TCTTCTATCGTTACTAGCAAAGTATGATGATATATTTGAAGAAGACATTGCAAAGTTTTATTTAGCTGAAATGATTATGGCAATTCATACAGTGCATGCTCTTGGCTATGTACATAGAGATATAAAACCAGAGAATGTTTTAATAGATCGTGTTGGGCATATAAAGTTAGCCGATTTTGGTAGTTCAGCTAAATTGTCCTCCGCAAAGATG GTTGTCAGCAAAATGCCAGTAGGAACTCCAGAATATATTGCACCTGAAGTATTAATGAGTATGGATGGTTCTGGTGGAGGTGGAAAATATGGAATAGAATGTGATTGGTGGTCACTTGGGGTTGTGGCTTACGAAATGATGGTGGGAAATACACCATTTCAAGCTGATTCTGTGGTTGTAGTATATAGTCAGATTATGAACTTTAAG AATTCTTTGCAATTCCCTGATGATCAACCATTAACTGATAATGCCAAAGGTTTAATCAGGTCGTTACTTACAGACCAAAAAAATCGCATTGGCTATGCTGATCTtgcaaaacataatttttttactggtCTTGACTGGACAACATTACAAGATG CTGTCCCACCATATGTGCCTACGATTGCTAGAGAAGACGATACGTCAAACTTTGATGATTTTGAAACAGAAAATAGTGGTCCTAGAATAAATGATTTTATGGAACAGAAGAAAGGGTTTTTAGGCAAAGATTTACCGTTCATTGGTTTTACATTTACTAAGCAATTAACATTAGCATCACTGAATGAAAC AATCAACGATCCCGGAACACCATGTGGTACACTTCCAAAGACATCATCAGTAAAGTCTCGTGACTCAATCAAAAGTACGCCTAATCCTGAGCTGCAAATTCTGAAAACTAGTTTGGAAAaggaacaaaagaaaaacaaggaaTTAAAGTCTTCTTTGGATGATAAatctaaatcaattttaaagtTACAAAGTGAGCGTGATGAACTGGAAAATGAAAAAGCATTGTATGAAACAGAGCGAAAG GATCTGAAAAGAGATCTAGAAGAGGAGAAAGGAAAAAGAGAAAAGTCAGAAAAGGAAATCACGTCCTTGAAAAAAGAACTTCTCAGTGGAAGTAAAAAGGCTGAAGAACAGCGCAATGAGCAAATAAA GTCCTCACTCGAAGAGCAGCAAAAGTTTATTAATCAACTAGAAAAGGATAAATCAAACATCACTAAAAAAGCTCAACAATTAGAAATAGAAGTTAGCAATTATCAAAAA caaACAGAAGACTCAAAGACTCGCATCAGTGATTTACAAGCTAAATTAGCCAAG GTGAATGAAGATACAAAAGCTAACGTTTCTGAGCTGCAGCAAAAACTGCAGAAGGTTACAACAGACAATGAAAATAGAATCAAGCAATTTCAAGAGAAATTGGCAAAA GCTGTTCAGTCTGAACAAGAACTGACTGAACAGTTAAGTAAAGTTGAGCGAGAAAAAGAAGATATGGAAAAAGAAATGATAGAATTGAAG GGATTTGAGAGCCAGTATAAAAATGTTGAGGCAGag AACCAAAAAAAGGATACTGAATCAGGCAAGACTATTGAATCCTTACAGAGCAATTTGTCTGACAAAACACAAAGAGTGACTGAATTGGAAGCAGAAACCAAG ACATTAAAAGAGGATCTACAAGAAGCGCAAAATAGATATGATAATTTGGTAGAATTTGGTGAAGATTTAAAAGCACAAGTAGAAAGGAAAATTGAG AAACTTCAAAGAGAACTTGCTACTTCACgaaaagaacataaaaaaatcgAAACTGAATACACAACCCTTAAAGAAGAATatgaagataaaaataataatttaaatacaaaagatAGT ATGATAACCACTTTGCAGAACACATGTCAAAGTTTAGAGAAACAGCTCAACGATTTAATGAATTCAAAAGAAATGAATGCGAAAGAGCTAGATGAGAAAGTTCAAGAAGAAAG GCTACAGTTAACACGTAAAATGAGCACAATAGCATCCGAGAAGTTGAAATCAGACAATGAAATAAACAGACTAAAAACTGAATTGAAAGACAGTCATGAAACAAATGCAAGAACAAAGCAACGTCTTGATGAAGCGCGTGCACAACTTGAAGAG ACCACTGAAAGTTATGAATCAactatccaaaaattaaatacaGATTTAACAAAG GCATCTGATGAAAGTAACAGATATCAAAAGGCTGTAGcagtaaatattaaaaatggcgaACAGTTGTCTGCTCAAATTGAGAAACTAAAG GCTGAACTTGAGACTCACAAAGAAAAATCTGATGATTCTGAAAAACTACAG GAAGTTGAAAATAAACTACAGAAGTCCAAAGTAGCTGTTGAAAATCTGAAAGCAGATAAAAAG gttATGGAAAAGAAACTTCAAGAATCAGTGGAAGAACTTTCTAAAATAAGAAAGGAGAAAGAACATATTCAAGAAGAGTTAAATGAAAAAGAACGCCAAGGAAACAGTCAAGATTTA actaTACAAATGCTGAAGCAAACATGCACCATGTTGGAAGGACAGGTTGAAGAGTTGGAAGTGATGAACGACGAGTACCAAGATAGAGAAAGTCAATGGAACTCAGTCaa GCGGCAACAATATCAAGCACAAGAGAAATTAGAACAACAGTTGACTGATGCATTAAATACAATTGAGCAGCAACGACAAACAAA GAGTAAAGCTGAAGAAAAATTACGTGCAATTGAAGATAGTGTTGCGTCCTCGCAATCTGAACTCgaagaaaaaattgaagaattgcaagaagaaattaaaaagcgaGATGAAAAACTACAAGATTCAAATAATTCT TTATCAAGTGCTGAGAAGAAAAATAACTTGAACTCTGTCACCATCAAAAATCTGGAACGTAAACTAGCAACACAAAGTGAGGAGACTGAGAAGCTGATTGCAGAG ATGTCCCAACTGGAGGACCTAAGCGCACAACAAACTTCTTCTAACTTCGCCCTGACAGTAGAGATCGAAGAACTGAAAGAGCGTAGTGACGATATTGTCATGGAGAAAGAAGGTTTGCAGAATCAACTCGAAAGAAACGCTTTTGCCCACGCTGAAGAGAAAATCAAACTCGAATCCACGTTGGCACAACAAACTAAACTCATTGATTTCTTGCAAAAGAAAGTTATGATTGACGATCGTAACTTTGCACCGAACAAAAAGCCCAAG TTTAAAGTTGGTAAAAACAAAGCAGCAGAGCATCCAGCTGCTCCGCCGGCTGACGTGAGAAAGACACGTGATCTTGAGAAATCACTTGAAAGGGAGAAGAATGCGAATCTCCAACTACACTTGCAATTACAAAAAGCTAGAGAGGAAGTAACAACGCTTAGAGCTGAAA TTCAACAACTGAAGGCCAATCTCCGTTCACCCAGTAATCCTACAACACCACGGTTAAGTCAGAAACAAGATTTGATCAAAACATCAAGTGGATCCATCTTCGGTAAAGCATCGCCTTCAACAAGCGTAGCGGATATTTATCAAATGGCTGAGAACGAAGTGCGCGGTAATGGTAATGTTCCTGTGGAACAAATGGCCAAGAAAACGGCTCATCA CTTACAACAAACATTAAACATGCGTGCAATAAAATGTCCAGTTTGTTTAAACACTGTCCCTTTTGCGCAAACTGTCTCCAAATGCACTG TGTGTAACATACTTTGTCATTCAAAATGCGCTCAATCACTTCAAGACTTGTGCGGAGTACCAAAATCACTTCTTCCGCATTTGGCTGCTGGCCTAAGCCGCTCATCTATGGTTCTTGATGATGGTTCAATTGCAATCGACGTGACAGATGGTGCAAAGTTACCAAAGATTGAGGGTTGGCTAAAATTTCCCAGAAA gaGTGGCACAAAACAAAGCTGGGAGCGCAAATGGGTGGTATTGTTTGATATGAAGTTATCGATTTATGACAATGAAAACACTATAG AGTTCGATCCGTTCGATGAGATCGATCTAAACATCACAGATGGAGAGCTAAACATTCACCCAGCTATCCCAGCATCTGAGCTTATATGGGCAGCTAGCAACGATGTTCCATATATCTTCTCCATTGAGTTGCTACCGTACACGTTAGGATGGCCGAGAAGGACGCTCTACTTTTTAGCGCCAACATTCTCTGATAAACAAAAATGGGTCGCTGGTCTTGAATATATCTCTGACGAAGTGAAGAAAGGAACTCAAAAGCAAGACCAT gGTATGGTTACTGATGTTATTATTCGTGTAGAAGGCTCGAATCCTGTCGATGTTAACTGTGCAATCATGTTGCCAGAATCA GGAAGTATACTTGGCGCAGAAGATGGACTCTATGTTGTATCCTTACGGCGAGGTAGTCCCAGTAAGCCGGTACCGGTTATTGGGCTCGGTCCAGTCTACCAACTCGCGTTAATAAAGGAACTTGAGTTAGTGTTGGTTATTGCCGGTAAGGAACGTCTGTTCTGTTATATGAATATCAAAGATTTGGAAAACCGACTGAAGCAGTTGCACACCGGTTCATCTATATCTGCTATTTCTTCGCATCAAATCGACAAGGTCAAATCATGCCACATGTTTACAGTGGCAAAG GTAGACAATGAATTCTACGCATGCGCAGCTACTGGTCATAAATTGTACATTTTGAAGTATAACCAAACGGTGCAGTCGTTCGTATTAAAGAAG GAAGTGGAAACTACAGCTTCTTGTTCATGTTTGTTATTATCTATGAACTCCGTCATCTACGGCACCAATAAGTTTTATTCTGTTGACTTGAAGAACTTTCAAAAGAGAG ATTTTCTTGATGCAAGCGATACATCTTTAGCATTTGCGGTATTTGGTAGTTCTCGAGTACAGAGCTTCCCAATAGCCGTATTTAACGTTAGCAAAGGAGCTAAACGAGAAGAATTTCTCCTCTGTTATAACG aaTTCGGAGTGTTTGTCGACTGGCAAGGTCGTCGCTCAAGAAAAGGAGATTTGAAATGGTCTCATCTTCCTTTAGCCTTCG agtACCATCAACCACATTTATACATTACACATTTCGCTTCGATTgaaatttgcgaaatttcaTCAGACTTAAAGTCTGATATCag CACTATTCCAAGAAGATTCGTCGATGTTCCTGATCCTCGCTTTCTCGGAACTGGACTGAACGGTCGTTCGATTCTGTTGGCTAGCACGCAGAAAAATAAACTGGAAATAATTTCCTACCAAGCTGACATCACGCATAATAATCTGTCTCGCAATGCATCCACCATGTCAAGTATGTCCTCCATGTCGTCTGGATCTGGTGCGAGTGTTGCGAACGCGATTCTGGAGAATTCGGGGATAACGCTCGACCCTATTATATCGAAGTCCTCTTCTAGTCATTCGATATGTTCAGACGAAGAGACGTCAAATACGATTGGTGGTAAAGAGCTGACGACGACGCCTCGCTCAAAACGAAAAGACCATGTAAGAAATCaggaaaaagacaaaaacaggATTTCCTTTCGTTTTTTTAAAGGCAATCGGAAATCGCAATACGATGGCCATTAA